In Babesia bovis T2Bo chromosome 3, whole genome shotgun sequence, the genomic window ACCTGATCTCTGCACAGGAGCACCTGCCGGAATCATTCTACAAGTGTTCCATGTTATTCATACCCGTACAAATAAACGGTGTCAATCTGGAAGCATTGGTTGATACTGGTGCACAAAATTCGGTAATGAGAATTGATTACGCGGAAAAGTGTAATCTACTTAATATCATTGATCGCAGATTCCAAGGCGTGGCTGTTGGCATCAGCAAAGAGAGAATCATTGGTAAGATACACATGGCGCAAATGAAGATAGGGAACCTGTTCTTGTTGTTCTCATCATCGGTAATCGAACAGCTGAACGTTGGCTTCATAATTGGACTTGACATCATGAGGCAATACCAATGCGTAGTTAGCCTAAAGGAGAACATACTATATCTCGGAGAGGAGAAAGTTCCGTTCATGGCAGAAAAGGATGTGGTTAACGGGACCAGCTTCTTCTCTGACGCGGAGGCAGACACAGAAGTTGAACCGGTAAACCCCGGAAAAGCCAACAGCATCAAAGCAATAACCACCACAGAAGGGGGTTCAACTTCTATAGTCCATAAACATGAAGATCAACCATCAGATGAGAGTGTAAATAAGTAAGTTACCACAGCATGTGATTACATGGCGCTGCCAGGGTTATTGAATTACTGAGCGTATCGCGAGAAAAAGCGATCGCACTGCTGCAATCAACAGACGGGAACGTCGACATGGCAGTGAGACTCTACCTCGACGAACATTACGATTAACCAAGCCACAGTTACAAAAACTGTAAGCTTAGAGGAAGACAAGTGAGCCGGCCATCCACTCGTAAAACTCACGTTCATTGATCGCGGATTTCTGAAACTCGTCCAACACGTTaaaaataatgtataaATCTATTATGTCGAACTGGTGAAGGCCAGAAGTGTGGTCAGCGCACATCCTGTTGAATTCCTGGAATTGCATACCATAATCAGGGTCGCCCAAAGCATACTTGCGGTAGCAGTCAATGTAAGCACCCTTCGAATTTTCTTTGATAATGCTCTTCACGCGCTCAAGGCGCAAACTCTTCCTGATAGCCTGTAAAATTATGTAATCAGCAGATGTAAACGTACGATCAGCATACCAGTAGCAGCAGCAGCAAATACGAAAAAGGTGCTTAGAGTACTGAAGCAAGCACGCAAAACGTTAACAGAACGAGCGGCCCTAATAGTCATCAATGACATAGATCCCAAAAGAGCAAGCCATAGCGATTTACCAGTTAGCCTAGTGAGAAAACGCATGTTTTTCCTAATATTGCGACGGTGCTTCCCAGCCCAACGAGGTGTACCGGGAACGTCAAGAATCATAATCATCATACCGTTAATAATCAAAAACGTGGCCATAATCAATGAAGGAATCTGTGTGAGTGATAGGCTACCAATGAATGTCATTATAGCATTCGCGACGATAGAAGAGGCAGCAGCGAAAAATAAAGATTGGTAACGCACGTTCAGCATCTCAAGAGTCTGCTCAAGCCTAGCAGCGCCCATGTCCATCTGGTCACTCAATGGCATCAAAGAACGGTGAGTATTGCTGTTCTCTACATCGTAAGGCATCCTACCAGGAGCCTCAGTGTATCCGTAACCCATATCTTCACCATCCATCTTGAACGAATCCCTTTTAGAAGCACAAAATGGATGATGAGCACGCGCCAGGAAGCTCAGTGGAGTAAAAGTGGCACTCAAGCCCACTTGATACTTGCGCAGAGCACTTCCTGCGATTATAAATTTATATGAAGAGAATGTTTATTAATCAAACGAACGAAACCTTTTGATATATAGCTATATTACACCCCATTACCAAGGTGTTACACACATATATTAAACCTCAATAGAAAGTCATTAAAACACATATCATTGATGTGTCAATCATATCGGACGGTGGTATATCGTGTCAATGAATTTAATGATCTAACTTAGATGCCACATATGATGATAGGTGTGTGGATGTATAATCGCTATAAATACGACACACCGAAGGATAATCTATTCAAATGCTTACACACTAGTATATTTCACTATTTTCTGTCTGTTTGTTGCACTAGACTCTTGTTATGTCTAATGTTTTGACACTTTGTTCCCAAGCTACATATTACACAAGCAACTCTACATGATCCCGTTATCTATAACACAATATTCAAATTGAATTATATTTttctatatattttttgatTGATTCCTTTTGATGGAAGTTGCCATTTCCTAGTATTCAATTTGGTTGACAAACTGTTTTGCTTATGAACAATAATAACGTCAATGTATTGTCGCCTATAAAGTAATATATGTTGCTAGTTactatataataatataaatagtCTGTAAGACAGACGAACGCAAATGATTCTGCGGTTTTTACGTATCTCAAAGAGGTTCTACAATCCGCCAagtatgatatatacctaaTAGATTAACCAACATGTAGCTAAAAAGTCATGGAGTAAACAACATCCTGATTTCCGCACGAGACGTCCGTTGGTTGAACCGTACAACCTTGGGAGGCTCCATCCAGAGAAGGAATGGTGGAAGCTACCAAAGAAGGGCTTGAGCCCATCTACCTTCATGGGATTTCCAGATGTAGCACATCTAGAAAAGCGTGGAGGTTCACTCTATGCAAATCTTATGGACGGCAACACATTGTCTATGGTATGTTAACAGATTTAGTTATAATTCAATGCCAGGTGATCTACAGGGCCATACAGCATGATGTCAAAGATGCGCAAATATGGCACAGTTTAACTAGACAAGCACTGAAGCTTGCAATGTCACTTGATCCATATGTGGTATCACTCCTTTTCCTCTACCTTTCGAGAAGTAACTGGTACGACCATCAGTTCATTGTTACATTCACCGGTCGCATATTAGCAACCCTCAGTGAATTCACCATTGTTGAATGTGCTAACGTATTGATGGCTATGGAGAATACAAAGTTTTTTCACGAAAAGTAAGTAACAGTATTCACAATAATTCAAATAGCAGGACACAAAAACATGTCATTCAACATGCCGAATCGTTATGTTTATCAGATATTAGATCGATAACAGTTGATGACGCATTGAAATTATTGGCAGTGATTAAACAAGACATGATGGGAGTTGACAACATACTGGTTGCTCTaggtatgtctatattataatcTTTTATCTCTCCTAGGTGAAATAGTGGAAGTGTCTGACATATCCACAACG contains:
- a CDS encoding Aspartyl protease family protein, which translates into the protein MLSINVVAQDDRLVTLFLEEDWTLAKLRTLVEQHFNIPADSQYLLLYGSPLNNDVLTVKELGIKTNDVIYVIYVPRAANNAYSSAPIKQNDIPSDFETSLQNKARHFLKFYLPNPLKMDALKYEFPDVYEAVRTGEIEQVVEALRKIHLEELEKKKKRQADLIRAYNNPLTPESQQIIQESIQQERIEENLISAQEHLPESFYKCSMLFIPVQINGVNLEALVDTGAQNSVMRIDYAEKCNLLNIIDRRFQGVAVGISKERIIGKIHMAQMKIGNLFLLFSSSVIEQLNVGFIIGLDIMRQYQCVVSLKENILYLGEEKVPFMAEKDVVNGTSFFSDAEADTEVEPVNPGKANSIKAITTTEGGSTSIVHKHEDQPSDESVNKVIELLSVSREKAIALLQSTDGNVDMAVRLYLDEHYD
- a CDS encoding putative integral membrane protein; this translates as MDGEDMGYGYTEAPGRMPYDVENSNTHRSLMPLSDQMDMGAARLEQTLEMLNVRYQSLFFAAASSIVANAIMTFIGSLSLTQIPSLIMATFLIINGMMIMILDVPGTPRWAGKHRRNIRKNMRFLTRLTGKSLWLALLGSMSLMTIRAARSVNVLRACFSTLSTFFVFAAAATGMLIAIRKSLRLERVKSIIKENSKGAYIDCYRKYALGDPDYGMQFQEFNRMCADHTSGLHQFDIIDLYIIFNVLDEFQKSAINEREFYEWMAGSLVFL